A window from Populus trichocarpa isolate Nisqually-1 chromosome 3, P.trichocarpa_v4.1, whole genome shotgun sequence encodes these proteins:
- the LOC7465484 gene encoding uncharacterized protein LOC7465484, which produces MSFLCTTNLSLHPHPQFLYPNPNPKSPKFLLQFPAKPPILRFSGHRTISFRSPARPTTSSQHPFTWLQIAATSAVLFFGLNVQACLAASSPSLPANTIVAAQEESTVDQDDDGGVERNVDNVQMNEDKELNAAEFENWKLKTFALSVPLRIVALRGSVPPSWIKDFIQSQGRRLRFRVKYLGSLENIFSDISASFNKRNIGPMSTVASDIVSVGDSWLSFAIKNAIIEPVRGVEEQDWFKGLSDKWKVYLRRNHEGEIDPEGEIWAAPYRWGSMVIAYKKSKFQEHKLAPIEDWADLWRPELAGRISMVDSPREVVGSVLKYMGASYNTKNIDLQVPGGKNAVQQNLALLGKQVRLFDSMYYLKTFSMGDAWVAVGWSSDVLPIAKRMSNVAVVVPKSGTSLWADLWAIPAATKLETNQIGGRIRGPSPLIHQWIEFCLQAARALPFKQEVIPGATPSAIENSVIEVPKELTKGKPKLDTNLIAGVPPPEILTKCEFLEPLPDATLSDYKLLIRTMQIPDPGLIHRIQHYILSTIHTFRLKQHPKVA; this is translated from the exons ATGTCGTTCCTCTGCACTACGAATCTCTCTCTACACCCCCATCCTCAATTTCTATatcctaaccctaaccctaaatccCCAAAATTTCTCCTCCAGTTCCCCGCAAAGCCCCCAATCCTCAGATTCTCCGGCCACCGGACCATCTCATTCCGTTCCCCGGCGAGACCAACAACATCCAGCCAGCATCCTTTCACATGGCTTCAAATCGCAGCCACCTCCGCCGTTCTCTTCTTCGGCCTCAATGTCCAGGCCTGCCTTGCAGCCTCCTCTCCTTCACTCCCTGCTAACACCATCGTAGCAGCACAGGAGGAAAGTACAGTAGATCAAG ACGATGATGGTGGTGTAGAGAGAAATGTTGATAATGTGCAAATGAATGAAGATAAGGAATTGAATGCTGCTGAATTTGAGAATTGGAAGTTGAAAACTTTCGCGTTGTCTGTTCCTCTTAGAATTGTTGCTTTGCGTGGCTCTGTACCTCCTTCATGGATCAAG GATTTTATTCAGTCTCAAGGAAGAAGATTGAGGTTTCGTGTGAAGTACCTTGGAAGcttggaaaacattttttctgACATATCTGCGTCCTTTAACAAACGTAATATCGGTCCCATGTCAACTGTGGCTTCTGATATTGTTAGTGTTGGTGATTCTTGGCTCAGTTTTGCAATTAAAAATGCTATAATTGAGCCTGTGAGAGGGGTAGAAGAGCAAGATTGGTTTAAAGGCTTAAGTGACAAATGGAAG GTATACCTGCGCAGGAACCATGAGGGAGAAATAGATCCCGAAGGTGAAATATGGGCTGCACCATATCGATGGGGCAGCATGGTTATCGCCTACAAGAAAAGTAAATTTCAAGAGCATAAATTGGCTCCTATAGAG GATTGGGCAGATCTGTGGCGGCCTGAGCTTGCAGGGAGGATTTCAATGGTTGATTCTCCTAGAGAAGTTGTTGGTTCAGTTTTAAAGTATATGGGGGCATCGTACAATACAAAGAATATTGATTTGCAAGTTCCTGGTGGGAAGAATGCTGTCCAGCAGAATCTGGCATTGCTTGGGAAACAG GTTCGACTATTCGACAGTATGTACTATCTGAAAACATTTAGCATGGGAGATGCATGGGTTGCTGTTGGGTGGAGTAGTGATGTTCTTCCCATTGCCAAACGCATGTCTAATGTTGCAGTTGTAGTCCCCAAGTCTGGAACTAGCTTATGGGCTGATCTATGG GCAATCCCAGCTGCCACTAAACTTGAAACAAACCAGATCGGGGGGCGAATCAGGGGACCATCTCCTCTAATCCATCAATGGATAGAGTTCTGCTTACAAGCTGCTAGAGCACTGCCTTTTAAGCAGGAGGTAATCCCGGGTGCAACTCCCTCTGCCATCGAAAACTCTGTCATTGAAGTCCCAAAAGAGCTTACCAAGGGTAAGCCAAAACTGGACACGAATCTTATTGCTGGAGTACCCCCACCTGAAATCTTGACTAAGTGTGAGTTCTTGGAGCCATTGCCTGATGCAACTTTGTCAGACTATAAGTTGCTTATCCGTACTATGCAGATTCCTGATCCTGGTTTAATCCACAGAATACAGCATTATATCTTGTCAACAATTCATACTTTTAGATTAAAGCAGCATCCAAAGGTAGCATAA
- the LOC7491919 gene encoding SH3 domain-containing protein 2 isoform X1, with amino-acid sequence MEAFKKQATRLREQVAKQQQAILKHLGHLSNEGIIVDEAELQCYQHLQNLYNSTRTAKHFQKNIVRGVEGFVSVSSKQMEMLRRLADECCKYGAENQKENNYVARAVLQFGASHNLMENEKETLVGVLNDQVSKPLRALITGAPLEDARRLTHHHDKLRQAVEVQAAEVLRCRSKTRDSEISAESCTKLRAAEARLAELKSTVMSLGREATAAMSSVENQQQQITVQRLFSMIDAERCYHQHVLTILDKLHAEMILEEQLNESSPQSETTQREMIVPSVHENNTSNGSKNHMDNNNQEDGLFIAKVIHPFDAQAEGELSLSVDDFVVVRQVAPTGWSEGECKGKAGWFPSAYIEKHENSPASKTMEESLTS; translated from the exons ATGGAAGCCTTCAAAAAGCAAGCTACCAGGCTTAGAGAGCAAGTTGCAAAGCAACAGCAA GCAATATTGAAGCATTTGGGACATCTTAGTAATGAAGGAATTATCGTTGATGAAGCTGAATTACAATGCTATCAACATCTTCAAAATCTCTACAATTCCACTAGAACTGCTAAG CATTTTCAAAAGAATATTGTTCGCGGTGTTGAAGGTTTTGTATCTGTTAGTTCAAAGCAAATGGAAATGT TGAGGAGGTTGGCTGATGAGTGTTGTAAATACGGAGCTGAGAATCAGAAGGAGAACAATTATGTTGCGAGGGCTGTTCTTCAGTTCGGTGCCTCGCATAATTTGATGGAAAACGAGAAGGAAACTTTGGTTGGGGTTCTTAATGACCag GTTTCTAAGCCACTTCGGGCTTTAATAACAGGGGCTCCTTTGGAGGATGCTCGCCGCTTGACTCACCATCATGACAAACTCCGTCAAGCGGTTGAAGTCCAG GCAGCTGAAGTATTGAGGTGTCGGTCAAAAACCAGGGATTCTGAAATATCTGCCGAGAGTTGCACGAAGCTTCGAGCGGCAGAGGCAAGGTTGGCTGAGCTTAAATCTACCGTGATGTCACTTGGGAGAGAAGCAACTGCTGCCATGTCTTCAGTTGAAAATCAACAGCAACAGATTACTGTTCAGCGGCTGTTTAGTATG ATAGATGCTGAGAGATGTTATCATCAACATGTTCTTACTATTTTGGATAAGCTACATGCTGAG ATGATTCTCGAGGAGCAATTAAACGAGTCTTCACCGCAATCGGAAACGACACAGAGAGAGATGATTGTCCCATCTGTACATGAGAATAATACTTCAAATGGATCTAAGAATCACATGGACAATAATAATCAAGAGGACGGGCTTTTCATAGCAAAA GTCATACACCCATTTGATGCTCAAGCTGAAGGGGAGTTGAGTCTGTCTGTTGATGATTTTGTTGTGGTCCGGCAG GTGGCTCCAACAGGTTGGTCAGAAGGAGAATGCAAAGGCAAGGCTGGATGGTTTCCCTCTGCCTACATAGAAAAGCATGAAAACTCACCTGCAAGCAAGACAATGGAAGAAAGCTTAACTTCTTGA
- the LOC7491919 gene encoding SH3 domain-containing protein 2 isoform X2, which yields MAILKHLGHLSNEGIIVDEAELQCYQHLQNLYNSTRTAKHFQKNIVRGVEGFVSVSSKQMEMLRRLADECCKYGAENQKENNYVARAVLQFGASHNLMENEKETLVGVLNDQVSKPLRALITGAPLEDARRLTHHHDKLRQAVEVQAAEVLRCRSKTRDSEISAESCTKLRAAEARLAELKSTVMSLGREATAAMSSVENQQQQITVQRLFSMIDAERCYHQHVLTILDKLHAEMILEEQLNESSPQSETTQREMIVPSVHENNTSNGSKNHMDNNNQEDGLFIAKVIHPFDAQAEGELSLSVDDFVVVRQVAPTGWSEGECKGKAGWFPSAYIEKHENSPASKTMEESLTS from the exons ATG GCAATATTGAAGCATTTGGGACATCTTAGTAATGAAGGAATTATCGTTGATGAAGCTGAATTACAATGCTATCAACATCTTCAAAATCTCTACAATTCCACTAGAACTGCTAAG CATTTTCAAAAGAATATTGTTCGCGGTGTTGAAGGTTTTGTATCTGTTAGTTCAAAGCAAATGGAAATGT TGAGGAGGTTGGCTGATGAGTGTTGTAAATACGGAGCTGAGAATCAGAAGGAGAACAATTATGTTGCGAGGGCTGTTCTTCAGTTCGGTGCCTCGCATAATTTGATGGAAAACGAGAAGGAAACTTTGGTTGGGGTTCTTAATGACCag GTTTCTAAGCCACTTCGGGCTTTAATAACAGGGGCTCCTTTGGAGGATGCTCGCCGCTTGACTCACCATCATGACAAACTCCGTCAAGCGGTTGAAGTCCAG GCAGCTGAAGTATTGAGGTGTCGGTCAAAAACCAGGGATTCTGAAATATCTGCCGAGAGTTGCACGAAGCTTCGAGCGGCAGAGGCAAGGTTGGCTGAGCTTAAATCTACCGTGATGTCACTTGGGAGAGAAGCAACTGCTGCCATGTCTTCAGTTGAAAATCAACAGCAACAGATTACTGTTCAGCGGCTGTTTAGTATG ATAGATGCTGAGAGATGTTATCATCAACATGTTCTTACTATTTTGGATAAGCTACATGCTGAG ATGATTCTCGAGGAGCAATTAAACGAGTCTTCACCGCAATCGGAAACGACACAGAGAGAGATGATTGTCCCATCTGTACATGAGAATAATACTTCAAATGGATCTAAGAATCACATGGACAATAATAATCAAGAGGACGGGCTTTTCATAGCAAAA GTCATACACCCATTTGATGCTCAAGCTGAAGGGGAGTTGAGTCTGTCTGTTGATGATTTTGTTGTGGTCCGGCAG GTGGCTCCAACAGGTTGGTCAGAAGGAGAATGCAAAGGCAAGGCTGGATGGTTTCCCTCTGCCTACATAGAAAAGCATGAAAACTCACCTGCAAGCAAGACAATGGAAGAAAGCTTAACTTCTTGA
- the LOC7491920 gene encoding aspartic proteinase CDR1: MPIHSSSPLISQMATTSFGFVTIVICFISLSPFPLLGAAASPDPGFSLNLIHRDSPLSPLYNPNHTDFDRLRNAFSRSISRVNVFKTKAVDINSFQNDLVPNGGEYFMKMSIGTPLVEVIVIADTGSDLTWVQCLPCDPCYRQKSPLFDPSRSSSYRHMLCGSRFCNALDVSEQACAMDTNICEYHYSYGDKSYTNGNLATEKFTIGSTSSRPVHLSPIVFGCGTGNGGTFDELGSGIVGLGGGALSLVSQLSSIIKGKFSYCLVPLSEQSNVTSKIKFGTDSVISGPQVVSTPLVSKQPDTYYYVTLEAISVGNKRLPYTNGLLNGDVEEGNVIIDSGTTLTFLDSEFFTELERVLEETVKAERVSDPRGLFSVCFRSAGDIDLPVIAVHFTDADVKLQPLNTFVKADEDLLCFTMISSNQIGIFGNLAQMDFLVGYDLEKRTVSFEPTDCTKH, from the coding sequence ATGCCAATCCACTCTTCAAGCCCCTTAATTTCCCAAATGGCCACCACCAGTTTCGGTTTCGTCACCATTGTCATATGTTTCATTAGTCTATCGCCATTTCCACTCTTAGGCGCAGCAGCCAGCCCTGATCCAGGGTTCAGTCTAAATCTTATTCATCGTGATTCTCCTCTTTCCCCACTTTACAACCCAAATCATACCGATTTCGATCGCTTGCGCAACGCTTTTTCTCGTTCCATATCACGTGTCAATGTCTTCAAGACTAAGGCAGTTGATATAAATTCATTCCAAAATGACTTGGTACCAAATGGTGGTGAATACTTCATGAAAATGTCCATTGGAACACCATTAGTTGAGGTAATTGTAATAGCTGATACCGGTAGTGACCTAACATGGGTTCAGTGTCTGCCTTGCGATCCATGTTACAGGCAAAAATCTCCTCTCTTCGATCCATCACGATCTTCATCATATCGTCACATGTTATGTGGGAGTCGGTTTTGCAATGCATTGGATGTTTCTGAGCAAGCTTGTGCCATGGATACAAATATCTGTGAGTATCATTACTCATATGGAGACAAGTCATACACTAATGGGAATCTTGCTACTGAGAAGTTTACCATTGGCTCCACTAGCAGCCGTCCAGTTCACCTATCACCAATTGTGTTTGGCTGCGGTACTGGAAATGGTGGCACGTTCGATGAGCTAGGTTCTGGCATAGTTGGCCTCGGTGGTGGCGCTCTTTCCCTAGTGTCACAACTGAGTTCAATAATTAAAGGCAAGTTCTCATACTGTTTGGTGCCATTATCTGAACAATCGAATGTTACAAGCAAGATCAAATTTGGCACTGATAGCGTCATTTCCGGCCCCCAGGTGGTTTCCACTCCTTTGGTTTCTAAACAACCTGATACCTACTATTACGTAACACTAGAGGCCATTAGTGTCGGAAACAAGAGATTGCCTTATACTAATGGTTTGTTAAATGGTGATGTTGAAGAGGGTAACGTCATCATCGATTCAGGCACCACCTTAACTTTTCTTGATTCTGAATTCTTCACCGAATTAGAAAGAGTGTTGGAGGAAACAGTGAAGGCAGAACGTGTTAGCGACCCCAGAGGGCTTTTCAGCGTTTGTTTCAGAAGTGCAGGTGATATTGATCTTCCTGTCATCGCAGTTCATTTCACTGATGCGGATGTGAAGTTGCAGCCACTGAATACATTTGTCAAAGCTGATGAGGATTTACTATGCTTCACTATGATATCATCCAATCAAATAGGAATATTTGGGAACCTGGCTCAAATGGATTTTCTAGTAGGCTACGACCTTGAGAAGAGGACAGTGTCCTTCGAACCCACTGATTGCACCAAGCACTAG